In one window of Opitutus sp. GAS368 DNA:
- a CDS encoding sugar phosphate isomerase/epimerase → MPYRRAISTLGCPEYSLEQVFALAARHGLDAVELRALSGSLDLPAVLAAGYGTPAALAARLKSAPVPIAALDTSLKLAGSTPADRADFLRCVPWAEACGIPWLRVFDGGTGADDATLRTMAETAAWWRAEKKAHGWKTEIMVETHDTLCTAAALRSFLALVPGTAILWDTHHTWRKGGEDPLATWRALQPHIVHVHVKDSISRPSARHPFTYVSPGDGEFPLAPLHAVLAAEFGGTVSLEWEKLWHSYLVPLDEALTLAARRRWW, encoded by the coding sequence ATGCCCTATCGCCGAGCAATCTCCACGCTGGGTTGCCCGGAATACTCGCTGGAGCAGGTCTTCGCGCTCGCCGCGCGCCATGGCCTTGATGCCGTGGAATTGCGCGCGCTTTCCGGCTCGCTCGATCTGCCCGCGGTGCTGGCCGCCGGCTATGGGACGCCTGCCGCGCTGGCGGCCCGGCTGAAGTCCGCGCCGGTGCCGATCGCCGCCCTCGACACGTCGCTCAAGCTCGCCGGCAGCACGCCGGCGGACCGCGCCGATTTCCTGCGCTGCGTGCCGTGGGCCGAGGCGTGCGGCATTCCGTGGCTGCGCGTTTTCGACGGCGGCACGGGGGCGGACGACGCCACCCTCCGCACCATGGCCGAAACCGCGGCCTGGTGGCGCGCCGAGAAAAAAGCCCACGGTTGGAAAACCGAGATCATGGTCGAGACCCACGACACTCTGTGCACCGCGGCGGCGCTCCGTTCGTTCCTCGCGCTGGTGCCCGGCACGGCGATTCTCTGGGACACGCATCACACGTGGCGCAAAGGCGGCGAGGATCCCCTCGCCACCTGGCGGGCCCTCCAGCCCCACATCGTCCACGTCCATGTGAAGGACAGCATCAGCCGCCCGAGTGCCCGCCACCCCTTCACCTATGTGTCGCCGGGCGACGGTGAGTTTCCCCTCGCCCCGCTGCACGCGGTGCTGGCGGCGGAGTTTGGCGGCACCGTCAGCCTCGAGTGGGAAAAACTCTGGCACTCCTACCTGGTCCCGCTCGACGAGGCCCTCACCCTCGCCGCGCGGCGCCGCTGGTGGTGA
- a CDS encoding 50S ribosomal protein L25, translating into MKKYQLTVTSREGTGRSASRRLRKAEKIPAILYGKHTKPENLAVNGPEFVKLRKEIGGKAALIELKRDAGATALSFLQEIQRDPITDKYLHLDLQEVKENEKMIINVGIHVTGEAYGVKTEGGILETASHRLRIRCFPKDLPDFIEVNVTELKVGETIHVSELKPIAGVEFLDDKNQTVVLCVEPPAEEAAPTPAADAAAAPADGAAAPAADGAAAPAAAGAKPADGKAAAAPAKGDAKAAAPAAGAKPAAAPAKK; encoded by the coding sequence ATGAAGAAATACCAACTCACCGTCACGTCGCGCGAAGGCACCGGCCGCAGCGCTTCCCGCCGCCTCCGCAAGGCCGAGAAAATCCCCGCGATTCTCTACGGCAAGCACACGAAACCCGAGAATCTGGCCGTCAACGGCCCGGAATTCGTCAAGCTCCGCAAGGAAATCGGCGGCAAGGCCGCCCTCATCGAGCTGAAGCGCGATGCCGGCGCCACCGCGCTCTCCTTCCTCCAGGAGATCCAGCGCGACCCGATCACGGACAAGTATCTCCACCTCGACCTTCAGGAAGTGAAGGAAAACGAGAAGATGATCATCAATGTCGGCATCCACGTCACCGGCGAGGCCTACGGCGTCAAGACCGAGGGCGGCATCCTCGAGACCGCCTCGCACCGCCTGCGCATCCGTTGCTTCCCGAAGGACCTGCCTGATTTCATCGAGGTGAACGTCACCGAGCTGAAGGTCGGCGAAACCATCCACGTCAGCGAGCTGAAGCCCATCGCGGGCGTCGAGTTCCTGGACGACAAGAACCAGACCGTCGTGCTCTGCGTCGAGCCGCCGGCCGAGGAAGCTGCGCCGACCCCCGCGGCCGATGCCGCCGCCGCGCCCGCCGACGGTGCCGCCGCTCCGGCCGCCGATGGTGCCGCCGCTCCGGCCGCGGCCGGGGCCAAACCCGCCGATGGCAAAGCCGCCGCCGCGCCCGCCAAGGGCGATGCGAAGGCCGCCGCTCCCGCCGCGGGTGCCAAGCCCGCCGCTGCGCCCGCCAAGAAGTAA
- the pth gene encoding aminoacyl-tRNA hydrolase encodes MSVTLIAGLGNPGREYAGTRHNLGFTVVEALAAAEGLKWKTESRFEAATARWDVRPGVTRLLVKPATFMNDSGRALRGLLDFHQAAVSDLIVAYDDLTIDTGSVKVSVTGSAGGHKGVASLLEHLGSGFVRYRLGINEPRPAGMDLKDFVLGKFSKEQTKLIDQKLTSFVDGLRLLINRGPAEAMNTLNRRDHHEPEQA; translated from the coding sequence ATGTCCGTCACGCTGATCGCTGGACTGGGCAACCCCGGGCGCGAATACGCCGGCACCCGCCACAACCTCGGTTTCACCGTGGTTGAGGCCCTGGCTGCCGCCGAAGGCCTCAAGTGGAAAACAGAATCCCGCTTCGAGGCCGCCACCGCCCGCTGGGACGTCCGACCCGGTGTCACGCGACTCCTCGTCAAGCCGGCGACCTTCATGAATGACAGCGGCCGCGCCCTGCGCGGCCTGCTCGACTTCCACCAGGCCGCCGTCAGCGACCTCATCGTGGCCTACGACGATCTCACGATCGACACGGGGTCCGTGAAGGTGTCGGTCACCGGCAGCGCCGGCGGCCACAAAGGCGTCGCCAGCCTGCTCGAGCACCTGGGCAGCGGTTTCGTCCGCTACCGGCTCGGCATCAACGAACCCCGGCCCGCCGGGATGGACCTCAAGGACTTCGTGCTCGGAAAATTTTCCAAAGAACAAACCAAACTAATTGATCAAAAACTAACCTCCTTCGTGGACGGCCTCCGCCTGCTCATCAACCGCGGGCCCGCCGAAGCCATGAACACCCTCAATCGCCGAGACCACCATGAGCCAGAACAAGCGTAA
- a CDS encoding 30S ribosomal protein S6 encodes MSQNKRNYKASIILDNRGKEDSVEQLIEGVKKEISAVQGDVTAVENIGRRDFARRTDDQFPSGVYIQVNFSAPASAPAQLHERLRLNESVYRALVENA; translated from the coding sequence ATGAGCCAGAACAAGCGTAACTACAAAGCCTCCATCATCCTCGACAACCGCGGCAAGGAAGACTCCGTCGAGCAACTGATCGAGGGCGTGAAGAAGGAAATTTCCGCCGTCCAGGGCGATGTCACCGCCGTCGAGAACATCGGCCGCCGCGACTTTGCCCGCAGGACCGACGACCAGTTCCCCTCCGGGGTCTACATCCAGGTGAACTTCTCCGCCCCGGCCAGCGCCCCCGCCCAGCTCCACGAGCGCCTGCGGCTCAACGAAAGCGTCTACCGCGCGCTCGTCGAGAACGCCTGA
- the ssb gene encoding single-stranded DNA-binding protein, with product MANLNKVMLIGNLTRDPELRVTPKGTAICQFSLAVNRKFRDESGADREEVTYVDIEAWGKSGENIAKYCTKGRPLFVEGRLRLDQWEDKTTKEKRSRMKVVCDNFQFLGSGRGDGAAPGGGEGGEARTYAPRAGSAPKPAAPAAQENLDEDVPF from the coding sequence ATGGCCAATCTCAACAAAGTCATGCTTATCGGCAACCTGACGCGCGATCCGGAACTCCGGGTCACGCCGAAGGGCACCGCCATCTGCCAGTTCAGCCTGGCCGTGAACCGCAAGTTCCGGGACGAGTCGGGTGCCGACCGGGAAGAGGTGACCTACGTGGATATCGAGGCCTGGGGCAAGTCGGGCGAGAACATCGCCAAGTATTGCACCAAGGGCCGCCCGCTCTTCGTCGAGGGCCGCCTGCGTCTCGACCAGTGGGAGGACAAGACGACCAAGGAAAAACGCAGCCGCATGAAGGTGGTCTGCGACAACTTCCAGTTCCTCGGCAGCGGCCGCGGCGATGGCGCCGCCCCCGGCGGTGGCGAGGGCGGGGAAGCCCGCACCTACGCCCCGCGCGCCGGCAGCGCCCCCAAGCCCGCCGCCCCCGCGGCGCAGGAAAACCTCGACGAAGACGTGCCGTTCTAA
- the rplI gene encoding 50S ribosomal protein L9, giving the protein MANHEVLLLKPVDGLGAEGDQVKVRAGYARNFLLPQGKAVPLTQANRKHVEALKKARGLREAKELDGAQALAKQIEKAGIAIAVKTGEGGKLFGAVTANDIHAKLTAAGITIEKRRIHLGQPIKTLGKHEVKIKLHPEVSVELTFDVVSENPIEPAAS; this is encoded by the coding sequence ATGGCTAACCACGAAGTTCTCCTCCTCAAACCGGTCGACGGCCTTGGTGCCGAAGGCGACCAGGTCAAAGTCCGCGCCGGCTACGCGCGCAATTTCCTCCTGCCCCAGGGCAAGGCGGTCCCGCTCACCCAGGCCAACCGCAAGCATGTCGAGGCCCTGAAGAAGGCCCGCGGCCTGCGCGAGGCCAAGGAGCTTGACGGCGCCCAGGCGCTCGCCAAGCAGATCGAGAAGGCGGGCATCGCCATCGCCGTGAAGACGGGCGAGGGCGGCAAGCTGTTCGGCGCCGTCACGGCGAACGACATCCACGCCAAGCTCACCGCCGCCGGCATCACGATCGAGAAGCGCCGCATCCACCTCGGCCAGCCCATCAAGACCCTCGGCAAGCACGAGGTGAAGATCAAGCTGCACCCTGAGGTCAGCGTCGAGCTCACCTTCGACGTCGTCTCCGAGAATCCGATTGAGCCGGCCGCGTCGTAA
- the dnaB gene encoding replicative DNA helicase → MGESGIEQPRAKGTSRYPGTERAATLPASAPDRSPPHSAEAEEHVIACCLLDGNDTIARCLEARLAADSFYFPANRLLFEIIVELYQKGSAVMLEVLAEELKTRRQLEAVGGFAYLMQVTGKIPTTAHAGYFIEKVREKHLLRELIKAATGAVEQAYGFTGGLEEFVDKIEQDLFKVTQDRVSDSAQEIKESIKEANTVIAKLLMKKGELTGVTSGFKDLDSMTFGFQRQEMIVIAARPSMGKTSFALNIAESAALPKPGKAEPVATLIFSLEMSSSQLALRMLCARSRVNMKLLRDGLVSRDGHEVNALGQAAEEFKKAPILVDDSSALTIMEMRAKARRIYARRKLGLIIVDYLQLINGTDSRAPREQQVAEVSRGLKAMAKELDLPVIVLSQLNRSSEKENRTPRLSDLRESGSIEQDADVVLMLSRPKEADEKFQTAAGAADLIVAKQRNGPVGDLKLTFLQEITRFENFTP, encoded by the coding sequence ATGGGCGAATCCGGCATCGAGCAACCGCGGGCAAAGGGGACGTCACGTTATCCGGGGACGGAGCGCGCGGCGACCCTGCCGGCGTCAGCGCCGGACCGCTCGCCCCCGCACAGCGCGGAGGCCGAGGAGCATGTCATCGCCTGCTGCCTGCTCGACGGCAACGACACCATCGCGCGCTGCCTCGAGGCGCGCCTGGCCGCCGACTCGTTCTATTTCCCGGCCAACCGGCTGCTCTTCGAGATCATCGTCGAGCTCTACCAGAAGGGTTCGGCCGTCATGCTCGAGGTGCTGGCCGAGGAACTGAAGACCCGCCGCCAGCTCGAGGCCGTCGGCGGTTTCGCCTACCTCATGCAGGTCACAGGCAAGATCCCGACGACCGCGCACGCCGGCTATTTCATCGAGAAGGTCCGCGAGAAGCACCTGTTGCGCGAGCTGATCAAGGCCGCCACCGGCGCGGTCGAGCAGGCCTACGGTTTCACCGGCGGGCTCGAGGAGTTCGTCGACAAGATCGAGCAGGATCTCTTCAAGGTCACGCAGGACCGCGTGAGCGACAGCGCCCAGGAGATCAAGGAGTCCATCAAGGAGGCCAACACCGTCATCGCCAAGCTGCTCATGAAGAAAGGCGAGCTGACCGGCGTGACGTCGGGGTTCAAGGACCTCGACTCAATGACGTTCGGCTTCCAGCGCCAGGAAATGATCGTGATCGCGGCGCGCCCCTCGATGGGCAAGACCAGCTTCGCCCTCAACATCGCCGAGTCCGCCGCCCTGCCCAAGCCCGGCAAGGCCGAGCCGGTGGCGACCCTCATCTTCTCGCTCGAAATGAGCTCCTCCCAGCTCGCCCTGCGCATGCTGTGCGCCCGCTCGCGGGTGAACATGAAGCTGCTGCGCGACGGCCTTGTCAGCCGCGACGGCCACGAGGTCAACGCGCTCGGCCAGGCGGCCGAGGAGTTCAAGAAGGCCCCCATCCTCGTGGATGACTCGAGCGCGCTCACCATCATGGAAATGCGGGCCAAGGCGCGCCGCATCTACGCCCGCCGGAAGCTCGGCCTGATTATTGTCGACTATTTGCAGCTGATCAACGGCACCGACTCCCGCGCGCCGCGCGAGCAGCAGGTGGCGGAAGTTTCGCGCGGATTAAAGGCGATGGCGAAGGAACTAGACCTCCCGGTCATAGTCCTAAGCCAGCTTAACCGCTCTTCGGAGAAGGAGAACCGCACGCCCCGCCTGTCGGACTTGCGCGAATCCGGCTCCATCGAGCAAGACGCCGACGTAGTCCTCATGTTGTCCCGCCCCAAGGAAGCCGACGAAAAATTCCAGACCGCTGCCGGTGCCGCGGATTTAATCGTTGCCAAGCAGCGCAACGGACCGGTAGGTGATTTGAAACTAACTTTCCTCCAAGAAATTACGCGCTTTGAAAACTTCACTCCGTAA
- the bamA gene encoding outer membrane protein assembly factor BamA, which produces MKTSLRNPFARVLLATIFLFSGASGLHAQDQPATAQPEAPAGPTYRVGTITIKFVGMANVSEQVVRANMALRENTDLDEALIDRDIRSLYKTQLFEFIEAKREQAAGNVVNLVFEVTPKFRVLAVKFEGLKAYKDRRLMKEIKSVANGALDERQIKDDAQKIYEFYQKAGYNQAQVTYSIDRNRSTGFGTITYKVREGARVRIAAINFVGNDHVKAGRLRKEMETRKWHMFSWLTGGGRLKDDEFDSDLGKLRDYYNEQGYLDVEIAEDKITFDYPKPDRLVITIRVNEGRQYKLGDVSFKGNKIYSDRILRFVPRQKKGMIFVPSKLDKDVETLEDFYGQVGYLQTRVRLVRKPNLATGDIDVEYQITESEKFQVESIVIEGNTKTKSVVILRELVLGPGDVFDSLRMKISKLRLENTRFFEDPVNVTDESTNIPGRRNLKISVREARTGNLTFGAGFSSLEKAVVFAEVTQSNFDLFNRRSFFQGDGQKFRLRFQIGSQSSEIILAFEEPYLFERELALGFQIYRQTSDYNSAFYQEIRTGGEVYLRKRLFNWLEGRLSYTYQVIDVANVTAGAPLAIQLAEGNSTTSKVTLALTQDSRDKIINTTRGNYATMELGVAGGPLGGSNNYYSLEFRGSKFFPIAEFQEQVLSVIGRIGVEDSFGKSNRLTTRTITDPTTGLPVTTLPYVPGVPFYDRHFLGGPQDLRGFEFRTVGPKDANGEPIGGNSYGFVSLEYSMDVVKPVRFALFYDAGFVNKNAYDFSPASYNDNFGIGLRLFVAGAPLSLDFGVPLTGDKYNKKGTQFNFSFGTRF; this is translated from the coding sequence TTGAAAACTTCACTCCGTAACCCGTTTGCGCGGGTTCTGCTCGCCACCATTTTCCTGTTTTCCGGCGCGTCCGGGCTCCACGCCCAGGACCAGCCGGCGACCGCGCAGCCCGAGGCGCCCGCCGGGCCGACCTACCGGGTGGGCACCATCACGATCAAGTTCGTGGGCATGGCCAACGTCAGCGAGCAGGTCGTGCGGGCCAACATGGCCTTGCGTGAGAACACCGACCTGGACGAGGCGCTGATCGACCGCGACATCCGCTCGCTCTACAAGACCCAGCTCTTCGAGTTCATCGAGGCCAAGCGCGAGCAGGCGGCGGGCAACGTGGTCAACCTCGTCTTCGAGGTAACGCCGAAATTCCGCGTCCTGGCGGTGAAGTTCGAGGGCCTCAAGGCCTACAAAGACCGCCGCCTGATGAAGGAAATCAAGTCCGTGGCCAACGGCGCGCTCGACGAGCGCCAGATCAAGGACGACGCCCAGAAGATCTACGAGTTCTACCAAAAGGCGGGCTACAACCAGGCCCAGGTCACCTACAGCATCGACCGCAACCGCAGCACGGGCTTCGGCACCATCACCTACAAGGTCCGCGAGGGCGCCCGGGTGAGGATCGCGGCCATCAACTTTGTCGGCAACGACCACGTCAAGGCCGGGCGCCTCCGCAAGGAGATGGAGACCCGGAAATGGCACATGTTCTCCTGGCTGACCGGCGGCGGCCGCCTGAAGGACGACGAGTTCGACTCCGACCTCGGCAAACTGCGCGACTACTACAACGAGCAGGGCTACCTCGACGTGGAGATCGCCGAGGACAAGATCACCTTCGACTACCCGAAGCCCGACCGCCTCGTCATCACCATTCGCGTGAACGAGGGCCGCCAATACAAGCTCGGCGACGTCAGCTTCAAGGGGAACAAGATTTACTCCGACCGGATCCTCCGGTTCGTGCCGCGCCAGAAGAAGGGCATGATCTTCGTGCCCTCCAAACTCGACAAGGATGTCGAGACGCTCGAGGACTTTTACGGGCAGGTCGGCTACCTGCAGACGCGCGTGCGCCTCGTCCGCAAGCCCAACCTCGCGACCGGCGACATTGACGTCGAATACCAGATCACCGAGAGCGAGAAGTTCCAGGTCGAGTCCATCGTCATCGAGGGCAACACCAAGACCAAGAGCGTCGTCATCCTGCGCGAGCTCGTCCTCGGCCCCGGCGACGTCTTCGACTCCCTCCGGATGAAGATCAGCAAGCTGCGCCTGGAGAACACGCGGTTCTTCGAGGACCCGGTCAACGTCACCGACGAGTCGACCAACATCCCCGGCCGCCGCAACCTGAAGATCTCGGTCCGCGAGGCGCGCACCGGCAACCTGACCTTCGGCGCCGGCTTCAGCTCGTTGGAGAAGGCGGTCGTCTTTGCCGAGGTCACCCAGTCGAACTTCGACCTGTTCAACCGCCGCTCGTTCTTCCAGGGCGACGGCCAGAAATTCCGCCTGCGCTTCCAGATCGGCTCGCAGTCCAGCGAGATCATCCTGGCCTTTGAGGAACCCTACCTCTTTGAACGCGAGCTGGCCCTCGGTTTCCAGATCTACCGCCAGACCTCCGACTACAACAGCGCCTTCTACCAGGAAATCCGCACCGGCGGCGAAGTCTACCTGCGCAAGCGGCTCTTCAACTGGCTCGAGGGCCGGCTGTCCTATACCTACCAGGTGATTGACGTCGCCAACGTGACGGCAGGCGCGCCGCTCGCGATCCAGCTGGCGGAGGGCAACTCGACGACCTCGAAGGTGACCCTGGCGCTCACGCAGGATTCGCGCGACAAGATCATCAACACCACCCGCGGCAACTACGCGACCATGGAACTGGGCGTGGCCGGCGGCCCGCTCGGTGGCAGCAACAACTATTACAGCCTCGAGTTCCGCGGTTCGAAATTCTTCCCGATCGCCGAATTCCAGGAGCAGGTGCTGTCGGTCATCGGCCGCATCGGCGTGGAGGACAGCTTCGGGAAAAGCAACCGGCTGACCACCCGCACCATCACCGATCCCACCACGGGGCTGCCGGTGACCACCCTCCCGTATGTGCCCGGGGTGCCGTTCTACGACCGCCACTTCCTTGGCGGGCCGCAGGACCTGCGCGGCTTCGAGTTCCGCACCGTCGGCCCCAAGGACGCGAACGGCGAACCCATCGGCGGCAACAGCTACGGTTTCGTCAGCCTCGAATACTCGATGGATGTCGTGAAGCCCGTGCGCTTCGCCCTCTTCTATGACGCCGGTTTCGTGAACAAGAACGCCTACGACTTCAGCCCGGCGAGCTACAACGACAACTTTGGCATCGGCCTGCGCCTCTTCGTGGCCGGCGCGCCGCTCAGCCTGGACTTCGGCGTTCCGCTGACCGGCGACAAATACAACAAGAAGGGCACGCAGTTCAACTTCTCCTTCGGCACGCGCTTTTAA
- a CDS encoding OmpH family outer membrane protein, producing the protein MNKMMIRTFLLLAACATGTTALLAQPALKLVTVDMAKAYDTYYKSEDAMAKFNDARQKAQEQGEELRKQGQTMVEEYKELAEQAKSTLLNPEAKAKAEQARDKKMEDIQRKQGELQNFVQTTDRQLQQQMLTRREMLLDEISKVVTDLAKRKGATLVIDKSGPSAFRIPIVLYADAGYEITDDVVAELNKDRPPAAPVAPAPAKPAAATPAPASPAPGFTVPNVSKPADPAKKP; encoded by the coding sequence ATGAACAAGATGATGATCCGCACCTTCCTGCTCCTGGCCGCCTGCGCCACCGGCACCACCGCGCTGCTCGCGCAGCCGGCCTTGAAACTTGTCACCGTCGACATGGCCAAGGCCTACGACACCTATTACAAGTCCGAGGATGCCATGGCCAAGTTCAACGATGCCCGCCAGAAGGCCCAGGAACAGGGCGAGGAGCTGCGCAAGCAGGGCCAGACCATGGTCGAGGAATACAAGGAGCTCGCCGAGCAGGCCAAGAGCACGCTGCTCAACCCCGAGGCCAAGGCCAAGGCCGAGCAGGCCCGGGACAAGAAGATGGAAGATATCCAGCGCAAGCAGGGCGAGCTGCAGAATTTCGTCCAGACCACCGACCGCCAGTTGCAGCAGCAGATGCTGACCCGCCGCGAGATGCTGCTCGATGAAATCAGCAAGGTCGTGACCGACCTGGCCAAGCGCAAGGGCGCCACCCTGGTCATCGACAAGTCCGGTCCGTCCGCCTTCCGCATCCCGATCGTGCTCTACGCGGATGCCGGCTATGAGATCACCGACGACGTGGTCGCCGAGTTGAACAAGGACCGCCCGCCGGCCGCCCCCGTGGCGCCGGCCCCGGCCAAGCCCGCCGCGGCCACGCCGGCGCCCGCGAGCCCGGCCCCGGGCTTCACGGTGCCGAACGTCAGCAAGCCCGCCGACCCGGCCAAGAAGCCGTAA
- the lpxD gene encoding UDP-3-O-(3-hydroxymyristoyl)glucosamine N-acyltransferase has translation MQVAYTPAEIAAIVGAQRTAGSTTDPIRDIASLTAARAGDLSFLGNAKYRAQVGASTATALLLPLDYTGEPRPGQVFLFVENPSVALAKVCARIEAALWPKPAPGVHRSAVVASTARVDATAHVGPLCVVEDDAVVGPGSVLQASVFVGRGARVGEGCYLMPGVVLGASCSLGQRVRLQPGVVIGSDGFGYEFVNGRHEKIPQIGVVVIGDDVEIGANSTLDRARFSRTVVGEGTKIDNMVQIAHNVIIGKHCILCAQVGISGSTTLEDYVILGGQAGVGGHITLGQGTKAGGQTGIAYDTPPGSYLNGTPAIPYLLERRLQVLHQRLPDLFKRVEALEKK, from the coding sequence ATGCAGGTCGCTTATACCCCCGCTGAGATCGCCGCCATCGTTGGCGCCCAACGCACCGCCGGTTCGACCACGGACCCGATCCGCGACATCGCCTCGCTGACCGCCGCCCGGGCGGGCGACCTGTCCTTCCTCGGCAATGCCAAATACCGCGCCCAGGTGGGCGCCAGCACGGCCACCGCGCTGCTGCTGCCGCTGGATTACACCGGCGAGCCCAGGCCGGGCCAAGTCTTCCTTTTCGTGGAGAACCCCTCCGTCGCGCTGGCCAAGGTCTGCGCCCGCATCGAGGCGGCGCTCTGGCCCAAGCCCGCCCCGGGCGTCCACCGGAGCGCGGTCGTGGCGTCGACGGCCCGGGTCGATGCCACGGCCCATGTCGGCCCGTTGTGCGTCGTCGAGGACGATGCGGTCGTCGGCCCCGGCAGCGTGCTGCAGGCCTCGGTCTTCGTCGGCCGCGGGGCGCGCGTGGGCGAGGGCTGCTATCTCATGCCCGGCGTCGTGCTCGGCGCCTCCTGCAGCCTCGGGCAGCGGGTCCGGCTTCAGCCGGGCGTGGTCATCGGCTCGGATGGTTTCGGCTACGAGTTCGTGAACGGCCGGCACGAAAAGATCCCGCAGATCGGGGTGGTGGTTATCGGGGACGACGTCGAGATCGGCGCCAATTCCACCCTGGACCGCGCCCGCTTCAGCCGGACGGTCGTGGGGGAGGGCACCAAGATCGACAACATGGTGCAGATCGCCCACAACGTCATCATCGGCAAGCACTGCATCCTGTGCGCCCAGGTCGGCATCTCCGGCAGCACCACGCTCGAGGACTACGTGATCCTGGGCGGCCAGGCCGGGGTGGGCGGCCACATCACGCTCGGCCAGGGCACCAAGGCCGGCGGCCAGACGGGCATCGCCTACGACACGCCGCCGGGCAGCTATCTCAACGGCACCCCGGCCATCCCCTACCTGCTGGAGCGTCGCCTGCAGGTGCTCCACCAGCGGCTGCCCGACCTCTTCAAGCGCGTCGAGGCGCTGGAGAAGAAGTAA
- a CDS encoding ribose-phosphate pyrophosphokinase has translation MRDTKLKIFSGSSNRALAEEICSSIGVPLGDATVTCFPDGESFVKINENIRGADAYFIQSTCPPTNHHLMELLIMIDAAKRASTQRITAVIPFYGYARQDRKDQPRVPITAKLVANLLMSAGANRVLAMDLHSQQIQGFFDIPVDHLFASPVFFEYLATKRSNKLVVFSPDVGGMKMASAYADVLGASLGLVAKKRTGATTVEAINVVGEVDGCDVLLVDDITETAGTLTAAAKILKDHGARSIRAAVSHCVLNEIAYERLKGGLIDELITTNSVPIDTRGLPITVLSIAPLLGEAILRINTNESVTSLFKIKGF, from the coding sequence ATGAGGGACACGAAGCTCAAGATTTTCTCCGGCTCATCCAACCGCGCACTGGCAGAGGAAATCTGCTCGTCCATCGGCGTCCCGCTGGGCGACGCGACCGTCACCTGCTTCCCCGACGGCGAGTCGTTCGTGAAGATCAACGAGAACATCCGCGGCGCGGACGCCTATTTCATCCAGTCGACCTGCCCGCCGACCAACCATCACCTGATGGAGCTGCTGATCATGATCGACGCCGCCAAGCGCGCGTCGACGCAGCGCATCACGGCCGTCATCCCGTTCTACGGCTACGCCCGGCAGGACCGCAAGGACCAGCCCCGCGTGCCCATCACGGCCAAGCTGGTCGCCAACCTCCTCATGTCGGCCGGCGCCAACCGCGTCCTGGCGATGGACCTGCACAGCCAGCAGATCCAGGGTTTCTTCGACATCCCGGTCGACCACCTCTTCGCCTCCCCGGTTTTCTTCGAATACCTCGCGACCAAGCGGAGCAACAAGCTCGTGGTCTTCTCCCCCGATGTCGGCGGCATGAAGATGGCCTCGGCCTACGCCGACGTCCTCGGCGCCTCGCTCGGCCTCGTGGCCAAGAAGCGCACCGGCGCCACCACCGTCGAGGCCATCAACGTGGTCGGCGAAGTGGACGGCTGCGATGTGCTGCTGGTGGACGACATCACCGAGACCGCCGGCACGCTCACCGCGGCCGCGAAAATCCTGAAAGACCACGGGGCGCGGAGCATCCGCGCGGCCGTCAGCCACTGCGTGTTGAACGAGATCGCCTACGAACGCCTCAAGGGCGGCCTGATCGACGAGTTGATCACGACGAATTCCGTGCCGATCGACACCCGGGGCCTGCCCATCACCGTCCTGAGCATCGCCCCGCTGCTGGGCGAGGCCATCCTGCGCATCAACACGAACGAGAGCGTCACGAGTCTTTTCAAGATCAAGGGTTTCTAG